From uncultured Draconibacterium sp.:
AATTTTTTGGCACCGTCGATTATTGTTGCCGGCCCAATTTTTACATTCAAAATAGTATTACAATTCAGGATTTTCGAATCGGCTCCAATCACCCCCATTTCGCTGCTTACATATTTGGTATAATCAGCGACCATATTTTTTAGCGAGCGTACGACTTCCGGCCTGTGTCTGTACAACGACATCATGTAGGCAACATGCGTAGAGAGGTAATCATAAATTGGAATTTCACGACCTCCACCTTCGTTGATAGCTTCAACAACTACGCCGTTACCAAACGACGTTTCGCCATCTACAGCCAGCGTTGTAATATTATGAATCACCACATTTTCTTCAATTCGATAATTGGCAATATAACTACGTACATTATGAATCATTGCATTCTTACCAACTTCGCAATTATGCAGCCAGGCATTGTAAATACCCGTCTTAAAAGTGATGCCTCCGACCAACTTAACTGTTCCGGAAAAACTGTTTAACCGCACACGTCCTGTAAACTTGCAGTTCTCAATACAATCGGGAATAAAATCGGGTAATACTTTTATTAAACTCCAATCTGATGAAGAACATCCCTGGTGAACCAGTTGTCCAATTTCTTCATCATATAGATTTCTGTAATTGTTTTCTGTGTTTTGTGTCATGAGTGGACTATTTTGAAAACCAAAGTTATTGCAAAAACAATAATCCACCTATTAAGAAAACCTAACAATTACACAACAGCAAACACAAATAACCTAACATTTATTATACGAAGCTAACTAATATAGATCTTATACAACTTTTTAAACCTTACAACAAATAAATATGCAACACCAAAACACCTAATACTACAATTGTTCCAGATATTTTACAAGATGGATTTTTGCGTTTATTCCGAGTTTCTTTCGCAAACGTACGCGCGAGATTTCCACGCTTTTGGAAGTAATATTCAGAAGACCTGCAATTTCTTTGCTCGATAAGCCCAATCGAATATAGGAACACAACTTTTTATCGTTTACCGAAACCACTGGATGTCGCTTTTGCAAACGATCGAGAAATCCGGGATGTATTTTCTCCACCTGGTTTTCTACCATCGACCAATCAACCGGCTGAACGGCATTGGCTTCCAGTAAATCCTTAAGTTGCTGAACAAGCGAAGCAGCTTTTTTTGATTTTGCGGCATCACCCGATTGGAGCAAATGAACAGCCTTGGTAAGTAATTCGTTTTTCTGAGACAGTTGTAATAAAAACGAAACCAGTTCACGGTCTTTCATCTCAAGCTCAGTTTGCAAGCGCTGCTTGTTTCGACTGTCAAATTCTTTGGTACGCTCCAATTCAGAGATGTGTCCCATGGCCTGTTTCAGACGGCTAATATCCAACACCGACGCCCGAATTCCAAGGTATTTCCCAATTTTATCGTACACACCGCGCACGTTCATCATAAACCACCGAAGCTGCTTGGTACGTGTTAGCACACGAAATTCGAGCGTTTGGTTAACCAAGGTCTGGTTTAAAGCTCCCGTTAAAAAATTGCTGTATTTCTCTTTGTCGGCATCGTAAACCATTAATGCCGCAATTCCAGACGAAGTAATAATTTGGTTGGCAGTATATCCCGTTAGATCGGAACACGAGGGTGAACAATATTTAATCTTGCCGTTTGGTTCAAACCATAACTCCCAGGCATAAGCAAACTCAGCAATCATCTGGTAAAACAAACGTTTTTCGCGCTCCTGCTCTTCCTGAAATCTGGAATTCTCCAGTTCAAGCTTTAGCTTCGAAAGCTCTTGCTCCAGTTCTTCTGTTCGCTTGTTTTGATCCTGATTTTTTTCGCCGGTCATGCAATAAAAATAAGAAAAATATCGCTGAGTGGATTTTTACAACGCACTTCGAAATGAGGACACGCTTAATACTCCTTTTTATCCTCCTTGTTATTCCACGCTTCAAAAACCTCGCGGGCTTCTTTGCGCATCATATTTTCAAACTGTATATGTCGGCGGTCGAGTTCCTTCTCCAGTTCATCGTAAATAAACTGATCGTCAAACTGTGCACTCGCGGCATCCTGCTTGGTTGCTCCAAAAACAACCTTGTCAGGGCGGGCCCAGTAGATAGCGCCCAAACACATTGGGCAGGGTTCGCACGAAGTATAAATTGTACATCCTTCCAATTGGAAAGTATTTAAAACTTTACAAGCTTCTCGTATCGCCACGACTTCAGCATGTGCGGTGGGATCATTCGCTGAAGTAACCTGATTGTATCCTTGTGCAATAATTTTATTGTCCTTCACCACCACGGCACCAAATGGACCTCCGCTGTTATCATCCATCCCTTTTTTAGCAAGCGCAATCGCAGCCTCCATAAATTTTTCCTTCTGCTCTTCCATTGTTTTCTTAACTATATGACGAAGAGGTAAAGTTAAAATAGTTATTGTTAAAATGAAAGCAGGTGTAGTTATCTCGTCATCTCATTGAAGATGAATCACAAGAGATCAGCCAAAACAAGGCATCAATTATCAGTTTATTTTGTACCGCATTGTTAAACGTGAAAGACAGCTCCTTATTCGTATCACTTTCATAATCGATATCGTTGTGCCCCATATTGATATAAAGCATTTCAAAATGCCGGTTAGTCCACACAACAGGATAATATCCGTCGTGCCATATTTCATGTTTTTTAGGACCTGTCCCAAGAGGAAAACTGGACGAATCGATGGAAACAAGGATGTCAATGTACGGATTTTCTCTGAGATCATTTTCCCAACTATACCATTCATTGGGAGAAGCAACAAAGTTGTTCGGCAGATCACTTGTAACCGGATGAGAATTATTCTCTACATTCATAATTGCCGTGGTTGGCCGCCAGGTATTCCCTTTGTATTGCCCCGAACCTAAAAAGGTTTCATGGTACCAATCCCAGTTTTGTGGATACGTAGAACCATCAAGCGCAAAAGCACAAAAATGAAACCCCAACCAGGCTCCTCCATTTTCCATATAGTTTTGAAATGCCAGCCGATTCGGCAAAGAATCAGGACGTGTATCTAGAAAAACGACCACATCCACACCTGAAAGATTATCCTTATTCAACCTATTCCAGTCGTTTGTCGATTCATATTCAAAACATGAATCTTTCGCCAATTCGGTTAGCCACTTGTCAACTTCATGAACAAAACTTATGTGAGCAGGATCATTTTTCCCGGTATAAAAAGCGACCACTTTATATTTAGCCGGTGACTGCGCCATAAGTTGAAATGTAAAACAGAAAATAAGAAGATTCAGTAAAGTTATTCTTGACATTTTGAATTTCATTTGAAGAATGACGAATATTATTCAACCTGCAATCCCGACACTAAAACTTTTCTTTTTAATGAAAACCAACTTAGACCAACAATCCAAACTACGCCGTTCACAAGAATCAGTGCTACTACAATTGCCACTGTTGAGAATGATGCATCAGTATTGGTAGACAAAAATGCCGGCAACGTAGCAAGAACTGCTGTAATAAAACCAAGCAAAACTCCTGACACCAACAGCAGCAGATATTCGTTTCTCAACAATTTAAAAACAGAACTTTTGGTGAATCCAATGGCTTGCATCAAAGCTATTTCACGTCGGCGTTCCAATATAGTTCTTGCCAGAATTACGGCCAAACCAATCGTTCCCAGGATAAGTCCGAGGGCACCCAAAGCCAGAAATATGGATAAATAAGTGTTTGTTACGGAATAAAACTCAACGAGGCGTTTTGCCGCACCTTCCATCTCCCAGCCATAATCGCGGAATACAGATTGTAACTCGTCACCAATTGCTGTTTCATTTTCAACATCACCCCCTACTAAAAAGATATTCGATCCTGAGCTACTGGGATAATTTTCCAGAAAATATTTATTTGAGATGATAACGTAACCTTGAAAAACCGATGGTTTTGTTCCGGCGATCAATTTCAATTTTAATGTATCGCCTAATTCATTCTGATACAACAACACATCGCCAACTTTCATTCCCAGCCCCCACTGGATAACAGTTTGGTCAGCAATGGCAGGAATAGTTCCATCGTCAGAATCAGTTTCCAAACTCAACCATGGATCAGCATCCAGATCTTTCATTTTTGCGGCAAATTCAAACCGGTCGGCCAGATTTTCGGCATTAACGCCTAAAATTGCGGGTTGTGCAATACGATTCAGGTTCAGGCAACTGGCATCGTCGCCATCTACTTTGCGAAACTGCACCACATTAAAATCTTCGTAAATGCCCTCTTCCGCCTTCTTTTCCTCGTTATTAATATCAAAAAGAACGGGCATAGTAGTTTCGGCAAAATACAAAAAACCTCCGGTGCCACTTGTTTTTTTGTTGGCTCCGGCAATCAAATCCATTTTATACGAGCCGGTTGATATAACAATAAAGGTTCCCAATGCAAAAAGTGTAACAATGGTAGTCGATCGACTGATATTTCGGGTAAGATTTATGGCTGACAACTGACTGAACTGAAACTCGCGGGACTTTTTGACCGCCCGTTTCATCAGCAGATTTCTGAAAAGCAATAACAGTCCAAGCAGCATAAGTCCACCCGACATAAAAAACATGGAAGCATCGGCCTGCTCTGCCAATAATTGCAGTACAAAAACCACAACCGACAAAGTCAATGCTCCCCACAAAATGCCATTCAGCAACCGTGTTTTTAAGCGGCTTTCTTTTACGGTTATCTGTTTTTGCAATTCAACGGCTTTTTGCTTTTGAAAGCGACTTAATGAAATGGCAATCGCAGCCAACGAAACAACCAAACCGATGACCAACCCGATTACCAATATTGATGGCAACAATTGAATTTCGAGCACATTGGTGCGAACAATATCAAACCACAAGGAATTTAAAATACGGAAAACCAAGGTGGTATAAAAATACGAAATCACCAGCCCAACAACGCCACCAAACAGCGAAACCACAAAACCCTCTGACAGGTAAAAACGCCGAATATGTTTTTGCTGAAACCCAAGTGCGACCAACAATCCGATTTGTGCTGAGCGGCTTTCCAGATTCAAACGAAAAAGCAATGCCGTTAAAACGATTGAAGCGACCAGAATAAAAAAGCTCAGACCGATGAACAGTCCGCTAAAATCGGTACCGTTTTGAGCAGCGTGCACGCCCTGTTCACGAATGGGTTCAACGATCATTCCTAAATCTGCAGGCGAGATGGCGGCTGCAAATTCCGTTTTATATGCATCCTCATTAAACATTTGAACCGGATAACGTACTGCCGTATACTGCCCAAAACGATTGGACCACAACTGCAAAGCACTTTCAGTTGAAATAAAAGCCTTTGGAGTTCCTTTATAATCGTCCCAGTATTTTTCATCTTTTTCGCGGATGGCATCCAAATCAATTGGAACACCGGCTTCCCACTCGCGGCAATGCCCGGCATCAGACAATCCCGGCAAAAGTGGTACACGCGTTGGATCTGCCAGTGGCGAATCCATCGGAACAATCTCCTTTAAAACAAACGCCGCCTCTTTATTTTCCAACTGGCGCAAAGGGCCAATCTTGAAATATTGTACGCGAATGGTGTCTCCTAAATTCGCATTGAGATCATCTGCAGTCCACCGATTTAATATTATTTCATTTGGAGCCAGTTTTGAGTCGTTCACTGATGACACAAATGAATACGGAACCGAAGATTGATTATGGTCGATAGCATTTACAAAGTAGGTCAAAATCATATCTGCTTCGGGCAAACTTCCCAGTAGATCAGAAATTTTCTCTTCCATAAAAACCCGCTCAGTAGAAATTTCCACCTCTCGTCCATCATCTATTTTTTTCAATGTCAATCCGGCATCGACAGACGTCAAACAGGTGTTTACCACTTCGGAAACCACTTGCGTTTCCAGATCCGTTGAAACCAGGATTTGATTGGCTTTCCCTTCAAATTCCATTAAGCGGTTCAGGCGTTCAATCGACATAAAAATATTATAGGGTGCCGTCTGTGAATTTTTCAAACTAAAGCGTCCCAGCTCATCTTTCGTAACTACTTTTTTTATAGTTGCGCGCAAAGACACACTTGTTTCTTCTGCCGAGACAAACGGCGCATTCATCGGGATCAGGCTGGCTTTTTTAATACGAACCAAGATATTATCACCTTCTCCCTTTTCCAAGCGTTCCGCCAGGTTCTCGCTTATGGCAATCTCACTATTTTGTAATTCAGCGAAAAATGGGGTGTTTGCGATCTCCTCAAAATCAGTATCAACGCCAACCACCTGAACTTTATTCGCCCGTTGCTGACCACCATCGGCAACTGCCATTCCCTCCAACAAAAGTACTGAAGTAGCTTTCAGTTCCGGATTTGTCGCTTCCATCTCCGAAGCCATTTCCTGACGAAAATAGCGCTCTTTTACAGCTACCAGGTGTGTTGTTTCGCCTAAACGATAAAAGGTTGCCTGGGTTAAACTGTGTCGCACCGAATCGCCGATTACCAGCGAGCCGGTTAAAACCATCGTGCTGATAGCCACACCAATTGCCACCAATAAATTGGCTTTAAAATAATGAAGAAAAGATTTTATTATGTATTGAAATTTGGTCATAATCACCCCTCCCGGCTTTGCCGTACTCCCCTCAATGAGGGGAGATTATTCTTTTTCCAATTTACCGTTTCGTAACAAAAGTTTCGTATCCATTTTTTGAGCCAACTCTGTTGAGTGTGTAACAGTTACCAAAGTCACGCCTTCTTCTTCACTGAGTTGAATAAGCAACTCGGAAAGTGCGTTGGCATTGGCCTCATCAAGTGCTCCGGTCGGTTCATCGGCAAGGATTAATTCCGGCTTATTTATTAAAGCACGAACCACTGCAGTTCGTTGACACTCACCTCCTGACATTTCTGAAGGCTTTTGGTTACGTTGCTCTGAAATGCCAACTTTTTTGATCAGGTATTCTGCCCAGTCTTTTTGCTCCTTTGTTATTTTTCCTTTTGGCAAAAGCGGCAGCAACACGTTCTCCCATAAACTCAGCTGTGGCATTAAATGATGCATTTGAAAAACAAAGCCAAGATTCTGATTACGAAAAGCTGCCAACTGAGCAGAACTGTATCCGGTAATATTAGTGCCGTTAAATAGTACCTCCCCGGAATCAGGCGTATCCAAAGCTCCAACCAGGTTCAGCAAAGTTGTTTTCCCGGATCCGCTCGGTCCGATAATTGCCACTTTTTGTCCTTTTACCAATTCAAGATCGAGTTCTTTTAATACAGGCCGAAAGCTGTGTGTACCGGCTTCTCCGTAACCTTTTGATATGTTTTTTAGTTGTAGTAGCATTTTATTTTTTTACCGCTAAAGCGCAAAGACGCGAAGTTTATTTTTTCAAACTCTCATACAGCTCAACTATCTCAGCTGCGTGGTTATGTATATTAAAATTCTTTCCGGTTCCTTCATAACCGGCCTGGCTCAGTTTTTCTAACTTTTCAGGATTATTTAACAGTTCTGCCCAGCTTTCACTCAATTTTTGCGGTGTATTTGGCGAATAAATTATTCCGCCCCCGGAAACATCTACGATCTCCGGGAAAGCTCCCAAAGCAGGTTGTACCACCGGAACTCCTGAAGCCATCGCTTCAAGCAAATACATGCCGAATGCTTCTCCTATTCGAACCGGAACAGATATCATCGCAACCTGCTTAAAGAATTTATGACGCGCTGCTCCTTCAAATTCTTCCACCATCTCAAACTGATGCAACAAACCAGCCTCTTTCAGCTTATGTTTTTGTTCTTTAAAAAACTTTTTATCATCACCGGTTAAACCACCTGTGGCAATCAATTTCACCTCCTCAAAACCGGTTTTCTTTTTCAATTCGATAAAAGCATCCACCACAATATCGAAACCATCTTTGTGGCACATTCTGGAAATATAACCCACATTTTTTGGTTTCTCTTTTACAGGAATATATGGATAGTCCTCCACATCAACTCCCAGGTAAAAAGTGTGCACTTTTTTATGGTCCAGTCGCATGCGCTTTTTCATTTCATCGGCAAAATAATTGCTGACAGCTACCAGCGCATCCACATCCTCGGCACGTTCGTGCATTAAATCCCAAATTGGCTGCTGAAACTGCGGCTGCATGGCGTCAACCCAAACATCTTCGTCCTGTAGTGAACAAACCACCGGAACACCAACCTTTTCTTTTAGACGTTTAGCCAATCCCAGCAACAAAGCATTTGAAATATGAATAACATCGGGTTTGCAATGCTCGGCAATCCAATCAACCATTTTTTCCAGCTCTTCTTTTTGCTCACCCTGTTCGCCCAGCAACATCGAAATGGTCATATCTTCCAGACCTTTCGCACGAGTCGATCCTGCCATTGAAGCAGCCATTTTCATCAT
This genomic window contains:
- a CDS encoding PAS domain S-box protein, producing the protein MTGEKNQDQNKRTEELEQELSKLKLELENSRFQEEQEREKRLFYQMIAEFAYAWELWFEPNGKIKYCSPSCSDLTGYTANQIITSSGIAALMVYDADKEKYSNFLTGALNQTLVNQTLEFRVLTRTKQLRWFMMNVRGVYDKIGKYLGIRASVLDISRLKQAMGHISELERTKEFDSRNKQRLQTELEMKDRELVSFLLQLSQKNELLTKAVHLLQSGDAAKSKKAASLVQQLKDLLEANAVQPVDWSMVENQVEKIHPGFLDRLQKRHPVVSVNDKKLCSYIRLGLSSKEIAGLLNITSKSVEISRVRLRKKLGINAKIHLVKYLEQL
- a CDS encoding nucleoside deaminase, which translates into the protein MEEQKEKFMEAAIALAKKGMDDNSGGPFGAVVVKDNKIIAQGYNQVTSANDPTAHAEVVAIREACKVLNTFQLEGCTIYTSCEPCPMCLGAIYWARPDKVVFGATKQDAASAQFDDQFIYDELEKELDRRHIQFENMMRKEAREVFEAWNNKEDKKEY
- a CDS encoding ThuA domain-containing protein; amino-acid sequence: MAQSPAKYKVVAFYTGKNDPAHISFVHEVDKWLTELAKDSCFEYESTNDWNRLNKDNLSGVDVVVFLDTRPDSLPNRLAFQNYMENGGAWLGFHFCAFALDGSTYPQNWDWYHETFLGSGQYKGNTWRPTTAIMNVENNSHPVTSDLPNNFVASPNEWYSWENDLRENPYIDILVSIDSSSFPLGTGPKKHEIWHDGYYPVVWTNRHFEMLYINMGHNDIDYESDTNKELSFTFNNAVQNKLIIDALFWLISCDSSSMR
- a CDS encoding ABC transporter permease; translation: MTKFQYIIKSFLHYFKANLLVAIGVAISTMVLTGSLVIGDSVRHSLTQATFYRLGETTHLVAVKERYFRQEMASEMEATNPELKATSVLLLEGMAVADGGQQRANKVQVVGVDTDFEEIANTPFFAELQNSEIAISENLAERLEKGEGDNILVRIKKASLIPMNAPFVSAEETSVSLRATIKKVVTKDELGRFSLKNSQTAPYNIFMSIERLNRLMEFEGKANQILVSTDLETQVVSEVVNTCLTSVDAGLTLKKIDDGREVEISTERVFMEEKISDLLGSLPEADMILTYFVNAIDHNQSSVPYSFVSSVNDSKLAPNEIILNRWTADDLNANLGDTIRVQYFKIGPLRQLENKEAAFVLKEIVPMDSPLADPTRVPLLPGLSDAGHCREWEAGVPIDLDAIREKDEKYWDDYKGTPKAFISTESALQLWSNRFGQYTAVRYPVQMFNEDAYKTEFAAAISPADLGMIVEPIREQGVHAAQNGTDFSGLFIGLSFFILVASIVLTALLFRLNLESRSAQIGLLVALGFQQKHIRRFYLSEGFVVSLFGGVVGLVISYFYTTLVFRILNSLWFDIVRTNVLEIQLLPSILVIGLVIGLVVSLAAIAISLSRFQKQKAVELQKQITVKESRLKTRLLNGILWGALTLSVVVFVLQLLAEQADASMFFMSGGLMLLGLLLLFRNLLMKRAVKKSREFQFSQLSAINLTRNISRSTTIVTLFALGTFIVISTGSYKMDLIAGANKKTSGTGGFLYFAETTMPVLFDINNEEKKAEEGIYEDFNVVQFRKVDGDDASCLNLNRIAQPAILGVNAENLADRFEFAAKMKDLDADPWLSLETDSDDGTIPAIADQTVIQWGLGMKVGDVLLYQNELGDTLKLKLIAGTKPSVFQGYVIISNKYFLENYPSSSGSNIFLVGGDVENETAIGDELQSVFRDYGWEMEGAAKRLVEFYSVTNTYLSIFLALGALGLILGTIGLAVILARTILERRREIALMQAIGFTKSSVFKLLRNEYLLLLVSGVLLGFITAVLATLPAFLSTNTDASFSTVAIVVALILVNGVVWIVGLSWFSLKRKVLVSGLQVE
- a CDS encoding ABC transporter ATP-binding protein, with the protein product MLLQLKNISKGYGEAGTHSFRPVLKELDLELVKGQKVAIIGPSGSGKTTLLNLVGALDTPDSGEVLFNGTNITGYSSAQLAAFRNQNLGFVFQMHHLMPQLSLWENVLLPLLPKGKITKEQKDWAEYLIKKVGISEQRNQKPSEMSGGECQRTAVVRALINKPELILADEPTGALDEANANALSELLIQLSEEEGVTLVTVTHSTELAQKMDTKLLLRNGKLEKE
- a CDS encoding glycosyltransferase family 4 protein; the encoded protein is MNIIQIIPGSGGSFYCGNCLRDSKYVDALRKLDHQVVKIPMYLPLFSDEHDISDIPIFYGAISTYLKQVYPVFRKAPAWFDKLLNSKPMMKMAASMAGSTRAKGLEDMTISMLLGEQGEQKEELEKMVDWIAEHCKPDVIHISNALLLGLAKRLKEKVGVPVVCSLQDEDVWVDAMQPQFQQPIWDLMHERAEDVDALVAVSNYFADEMKKRMRLDHKKVHTFYLGVDVEDYPYIPVKEKPKNVGYISRMCHKDGFDIVVDAFIELKKKTGFEEVKLIATGGLTGDDKKFFKEQKHKLKEAGLLHQFEMVEEFEGAARHKFFKQVAMISVPVRIGEAFGMYLLEAMASGVPVVQPALGAFPEIVDVSGGGIIYSPNTPQKLSESWAELLNNPEKLEKLSQAGYEGTGKNFNIHNHAAEIVELYESLKK